The Deltaproteobacteria bacterium genomic sequence AGTGCCACGGCTTCTGGCAATGTTGCGGCATTACGGGTTTGGTTCCAGTAGGTTTCCAGACGCGTTATCTCTGCCTCTGTCATGGGGCGGCGCCAAGCGCGCTGGGCAAAACGCAGGATAGAGGACCAGCCGCAAGTTGTTGCTTCTTCATTGGCTAGGTTGTCCCAGTTTTCACATGTGAAAAAGATGGGTGAGACCAGGCTGTAGGCAGCAAAATGGTTCGCAGCTTTCTGAATTTCCTCAACTTGGTAGGCTGAAGGAATTTGCCCGTCGCCCATACCTTCAAATTCGTCTAAGCCGATTTCATCGGGAAACACCCAAGGCCACGGAAGGACTTCGATGGCAGCTTGGCCAAAGAGTCCAGCCCGTTCGCCCAGAGGCGGAGCAATTGTTTCAGCCACCGGGTGGGGCTCTGGCCAACTCTCGCCATTGCGGGGAAACGCGTAAAGGTCCGCGATGGTGTTGTTGAATTCGGTGGGGGTGAGCGCCAAGAGCGGTGATTCCGGCGGCGTGACCGCGGAACTCGTGCAGGCTATTGCCAGCATCAAGGAGCAGGTGGTGAGTAAGCCTGGTAACCACGAAGCGGGTGTGTGGTGAGGCTTGCGAACGTGAACCATAGATAATCTCCGGCTTAAAGCAGGGGTTTAAAGACACCATGGCCCGTGAACCAAAGGGTGTCCACCTCTGTACCACCGGGGCCAGGAGAATCTGTTACTCCCAATTCGATTTTAATAGATTTTTATCACGACGCACTGCGTAGTTTGTGGTGGGAAGCTAAAAACACTATTTTTTGAATAAGAGTGACACATTTTTCAATACGCGGTGGTTCATAGATAGCACGAGGAAATAAGTAATCGAGATTGAAGAGATATATGAGCGTTTTGGGCCGATGGTGCTTCGGCGATGCAGGCGTTTGCTTGGAGAAGGGGATGAAGCGTCTGATGCCATGCACGATGTATTTGTGCAGGTCATTCGGCGTCAGGAGAAGCTTGTGCTTACAGCTCCGTCATCTCTGCTCTACAAAATGGCGACAGACATTTGCTTGAACAAGATTCGCACCAAGGTGCGGCATCCAGAAACCCGGGACGAGCGTTTATTGAATATGATTGCCCACGATGAAAATTTGGAAAGTATGACCGAGATTCGGTCGATATTGGGGCAGCTCTTTAAGCACGAAGAAACTTCAACCAGGACCATGGCAGTGTTGCATTACGTAGACAGAATGACTTTGGAGCAGGTGGCCGACATGGTGGGCCTATCCGTCTCAGGTGTTCGCAAGCGTTTACGGGTGTTTCAACAAAAGTCTAAGGCATTGATGGAGGCAGCGGCATGACCCAGCCCTATATTGCAGATTTTGAGCTTGAGCGTTTGGCTTTGGGAGAACTTGCAGGTGAAGAGGCAAGTAAGTTGCAAGCTGCCCTTCAGCAAGACGAAGACGCTTTGGCACGCTTTAACGATATTGCGGCCAGTAACGATGACATTCTTAAAATGCACCCTGTGGATGAGGTGAAGCGAGAGGTGGAATCTCGTTTGCGTCAGCTCAAGGGGAATGAAGCACTGGCGGATAAGGGCAGTTTCACACAGCGTTTGATGCGCTGGTCCGTGGTGGCAGCGTGCGCAGTGCTCGCGGTGGTGATGGTCTTGCCTGAGGCAGACGAAGAGCCGGGATACCGGATGAAGGGTGTGGCGTCCTATTTAGTGGCTCATAAAGTTAGCAGCGATTCTCTTGAGCGTTTGGAAGCTGGTGCTTTGGCGCAAGAAGGGGACCGCTTACAGCTTAGTGTGGTGGGCGCAGCTGAGCAATATGCGGTGGTTTGTTCACAAGATGGCAATGGCCAAGTCACTCTTCACTTTCCGGTGAATGGAGAGAGTGGGAAGATTACGGAATCTCCATCGAACCTTCCCAACTCTTACGAGCTGGATGATGCCCCGGGCTTTGAACGGTTTGTACTGGTTACGAGTTCCAAGCCGATGCAAGTGGATGCGGTGGTTGCCAAAATTCGCAATATGAGTATGGCGCCAGATGACCGGGTTGAGGGATTGGCTGAAGGCAGCCATCAATGGTCGCTGGTTGTGAAGAAGCCATGATGCAGACCAGTTCTCAAATATTGGCAAAAATAGCCCGGTTTTTAACACCGGGCTTTGTTGCGTTGTGCTTGTTGATGGGCCTGTCAGTATCAAGTGACGCATGGGCCGGTGAGCGCCGAGCACTTTTGGTGGGATCCAATGTGGCGCCGCCGGGTTTAGTGCCTCTGCGTTATGCACACACCGATGCCCGCAAGATGCGTGATGTGCTGGTGGAGCTTGGCGGCATTGAGCCAGCGAACGCCACACTTCTTTTAGATCCCACAGCACAAGAGCTGAAAGCTTCGTTGGAGTTGTTGCGAAGTGGTTCGACCAGCGCTGAGCAAGTGATTTTCTATTACTCGGGCCATGCCAATCACGAGGGTTTGTTTCTCAAAGGCGAAGCTCTGCCCTTGTCTGAAGTGCGCGCTTTTCTAAAAGACGAAGCCACGAAAGTGCGTGTGGCCATTTTAGACTCATGCGAATCGGGCGCCATGACCCAGGTGAAGGGCGGCAAAATGCGCCCCGGTGTGGATATTCAATGGGCCCATGAGCCTGCGGTTGAAGGCGCGGTCTTGATCACGTCGAGCACCGCTGAGGAAGCCTCGGTGGAGCGCGATGATTTGGGTGGCTCTTTGTTTTCGCACTTCTTTGTAAGTGGTCTGAGGGGCGCCGCTGATAGCAACCAAGACCGAAAAGTGACGTTGGAAGAAGCGTATACTTACAGTTATGAACATACGCTCGCACGCTCTACGGAATCTCGTACGGGTCTGCAGCACCCAACTTATGAGTACAAGATTACCGGGCAAAAGCAGCTGGTGGTGAGCTGGCTCGAGATGCCTTCTGTGATGACTTTCGGCAATGGAGTGGCCGGTAGCTACTTGGTATTTGATAGAGCCCGCGACCAAGTTGTGGCCGAGGTGAATAAGCAAGCAGGTGCTCAGCGTAAGCTCTGGCTCCCAGAAGGGGACTACTACATCAAGAAACGCTTGCCTTCTGCGGTGTTGGTGCAAAAAGTGGCGCTGGCCAAAGGTGCCAACCATCAGGTGCGGGACCAAGAAATGCACACCGTGCCTTACGAGGAGGATGTGACCAAGGGATACACATCTGCTGTGTTTGAGCCTTCGTGGAAATATGGGTCGCCTTATCTCACGAATACCGCCTATACACTTCGCCGCGGCGAGTGGAGTGTGGGTTTGCAAAAGGCTCAAGTGGGGCTAAACGATGACGTGACCTTGTCATTTGATGTCTTGGGTACAGCGCTTCTTACACCTGCGTTGATGGCCAAGTACCGATTGGTGAATCATGAAGATTGGCTCCTCTCTTTGGAGGCAGGTTTTACCCAGTCGTTTTTTGGCCGAGCTTTTTACGGGTCGCAGCGCTCTTATCTTGGTTTGCGGGCTGGTCTAATTACATCGTGGCGGGTGTTGCCGTCGCTGATATTATCCTGGAATACCCACTGGGTCTTGGATTCTGGTCCCGACCTCTGGGGTTTTGGAAAGTCGGATGAAGATGAAAAATGGCAGGTGGAGTGGGAAACCCAAGCGATTACCGCAGGAACCAGTATCACCTGGGTGCTGGGTGAGAATCATATGTTGCAGCTCTATCTCGAGGGCCGCAATGTGGTGATTGCGCCTGATGCATTTGATGAAAACCCATGGAGCTGGGGCGGAAGCTTTGTTTACGCCTATTCATTTGGGATTTTCAAAATCGCCGCCGGGGTAGGGCGCGCACCCTTTGTATCCGCAACGAAATCCATCGCGCTGAGCGAACAAGGTCTTGGGCCGGTGCTAGATTTATGGTGGCGGTGGTAGTAGGTCTCGTCCAGGTTTAGCTTGGGGAGAGCCTTCATGAAATTACACACTGTCGTTTGGTTTGCCTTTATTTGTCTACTCTTCAGTGGATGCTCTACATCTCAAAGTGAGAATGCTGAACAACTCGGCGAAGAAACACCTGCCGATCCAAGAGATTCGCTTGATGAAGAACCGAAACCGGTCGATCCCAACGCATGGCACGATGACTGCCCAGCCGATGAGCGTGAACAACGCATGATTGATGTGGGAGAGGTGACCTTGAATGTGGCGTGCCGAGGCAGCGGCCAAACCATTGTCTTCTTGCACGGCTTCCCGGAGTTTCACTACAGCTGGAACAAGGTGATGGATGAACTCGCTTTAG encodes the following:
- a CDS encoding sigma-70 family RNA polymerase sigma factor — protein: MVLRRCRRLLGEGDEASDAMHDVFVQVIRRQEKLVLTAPSSLLYKMATDICLNKIRTKVRHPETRDERLLNMIAHDENLESMTEIRSILGQLFKHEETSTRTMAVLHYVDRMTLEQVADMVGLSVSGVRKRLRVFQQKSKALMEAAA
- a CDS encoding caspase family protein, which gives rise to MMQTSSQILAKIARFLTPGFVALCLLMGLSVSSDAWAGERRALLVGSNVAPPGLVPLRYAHTDARKMRDVLVELGGIEPANATLLLDPTAQELKASLELLRSGSTSAEQVIFYYSGHANHEGLFLKGEALPLSEVRAFLKDEATKVRVAILDSCESGAMTQVKGGKMRPGVDIQWAHEPAVEGAVLITSSTAEEASVERDDLGGSLFSHFFVSGLRGAADSNQDRKVTLEEAYTYSYEHTLARSTESRTGLQHPTYEYKITGQKQLVVSWLEMPSVMTFGNGVAGSYLVFDRARDQVVAEVNKQAGAQRKLWLPEGDYYIKKRLPSAVLVQKVALAKGANHQVRDQEMHTVPYEEDVTKGYTSAVFEPSWKYGSPYLTNTAYTLRRGEWSVGLQKAQVGLNDDVTLSFDVLGTALLTPALMAKYRLVNHEDWLLSLEAGFTQSFFGRAFYGSQRSYLGLRAGLITSWRVLPSLILSWNTHWVLDSGPDLWGFGKSDEDEKWQVEWETQAITAGTSITWVLGENHMLQLYLEGRNVVIAPDAFDENPWSWGGSFVYAYSFGIFKIAAGVGRAPFVSATKSIALSEQGLGPVLDLWWRW
- a CDS encoding DUF1595 domain-containing protein encodes the protein MVHVRKPHHTPASWLPGLLTTCSLMLAIACTSSAVTPPESPLLALTPTEFNNTIADLYAFPRNGESWPEPHPVAETIAPPLGERAGLFGQAAIEVLPWPWVFPDEIGLDEFEGMGDGQIPSAYQVEEIQKAANHFAAYSLVSPIFFTCENWDNLANEEATTCGWSSILRFAQRAWRRPMTEAEITRLETYWNQTRNAATLPEAVAL